Proteins co-encoded in one Medicago truncatula cultivar Jemalong A17 chromosome 8, MtrunA17r5.0-ANR, whole genome shotgun sequence genomic window:
- the LOC25500532 gene encoding nuclear transcription factor Y subunit A-6 isoform X2, which produces MKHSWPWGSSESGVQQSSMSENLTLNMSVLQQECHKSKPLVFQFQDQDSSSTQSTGQSYLEVGSGQSGPISVQYNNSSTCSTLSETGGKSTEGIILSSAGSRDFTLPSSQLDHNQSLAPVAFPHVETYSNGLLAAPYGSRNNVNHAQLAGMPPVRIPLPLNLCEEPIYVNAKQYHAILRRRQYRAKLEAQNKLVKNRKPYLHESRHLHALKRARGSGGRFLNTNKLQDHGFNVSTTTRVNPSGNVPESRVHQVEKYRDGASTTTCSDVTCASNSDDMFQQHESDFRSCGYPSHMQDLSADARGGGGGGGNQHRLSVLM; this is translated from the exons ATGAAGCACTCATGGCCATGGGGGAGTTCTGAATCTGGTGTGCAACAATCCTCTATGTCAGAAAATCTAACTTTGAATATGAGTGTTTTGCAACAAGAATGCCACAAGTCTAAACCACTAGTTTTTCAATTTCAAGACCAAGATTCTTCTTCTACTCAATCAACTGGCCAATCTTATCTGGAAGTTGGTTCGGGACAATCCG GTCCAATTTCTGTCCAGTATAACAATTCCTCTACTTGTTCAACACTTAGCGAAACCGGTGGAAAGAGTACGGAAGGTATCATCTTGTCATCTGCAGGGAGTCGGGATTTTACTTTGCCTTCTTCTCAACTGGATCACAACCAATCACTT GCTCCTGTTGCATTCCCTCATGTTGAGACATACTCTAACGGCCTACTAGCAGCTCCATATGGATCACGGAATAAT GTTAATCATGCTCAGCTAGCAGGAATGCCTCCCGTTCGGATTCCTTTGCCTCTTAATCTTTGTGAGGAACCAATATATGTGAACGCAAAGCAGTACCATGCTATTTTGAGACGTAGACAGTATCGTGCAAAGCTCGAAGCACAGAACAAACTCGTCAAAAATCGGAAA CCATATCTACATGAGTCGCGCCATCTGCATGCATTGAAGAGAGCTAGAGGCTCTGGCGGGCGTTTTCTAAATACCAATAAGCTCCAAGACCATGGCTTTAATGTTTCCACCACCACTCGGGTGAATCCGAGTGGAAATGTGCCGGAATCAAGGGTACATCAAGTAGAAAAGTATAGAGATGGTGCTTCCACAACCACTTGTTCTGACGTCACATGTGCTTCTAATAGTGACGACATGTTCCAACAACATGAATCCGACTTCAGATCATGTGGTTACCCTTCTCATATGCAGGATTTATCAGCCGATGCccgtggtggtggtggtggtggtgggaaTCAACACCGACTATCTGTCCTTATGTGA
- the LOC25500532 gene encoding nuclear transcription factor Y subunit A-6 isoform X1 has protein sequence MKHSWPWGSSESGVQQSSMSENLTLNMSVLQQECHKSKPLVFQFQDQDSSSTQSTGQSYLEVGSGQSGPISVQYNNSSTCSTLSETGGKSTEGIILSSAGSRDFTLPSSQLDHNQSLFAFQAPVAFPHVETYSNGLLAAPYGSRNNVNHAQLAGMPPVRIPLPLNLCEEPIYVNAKQYHAILRRRQYRAKLEAQNKLVKNRKPYLHESRHLHALKRARGSGGRFLNTNKLQDHGFNVSTTTRVNPSGNVPESRVHQVEKYRDGASTTTCSDVTCASNSDDMFQQHESDFRSCGYPSHMQDLSADARGGGGGGGNQHRLSVLM, from the exons ATGAAGCACTCATGGCCATGGGGGAGTTCTGAATCTGGTGTGCAACAATCCTCTATGTCAGAAAATCTAACTTTGAATATGAGTGTTTTGCAACAAGAATGCCACAAGTCTAAACCACTAGTTTTTCAATTTCAAGACCAAGATTCTTCTTCTACTCAATCAACTGGCCAATCTTATCTGGAAGTTGGTTCGGGACAATCCG GTCCAATTTCTGTCCAGTATAACAATTCCTCTACTTGTTCAACACTTAGCGAAACCGGTGGAAAGAGTACGGAAGGTATCATCTTGTCATCTGCAGGGAGTCGGGATTTTACTTTGCCTTCTTCTCAACTGGATCACAACCAATCACTT TTTGCCTTTCAGGCTCCTGTTGCATTCCCTCATGTTGAGACATACTCTAACGGCCTACTAGCAGCTCCATATGGATCACGGAATAAT GTTAATCATGCTCAGCTAGCAGGAATGCCTCCCGTTCGGATTCCTTTGCCTCTTAATCTTTGTGAGGAACCAATATATGTGAACGCAAAGCAGTACCATGCTATTTTGAGACGTAGACAGTATCGTGCAAAGCTCGAAGCACAGAACAAACTCGTCAAAAATCGGAAA CCATATCTACATGAGTCGCGCCATCTGCATGCATTGAAGAGAGCTAGAGGCTCTGGCGGGCGTTTTCTAAATACCAATAAGCTCCAAGACCATGGCTTTAATGTTTCCACCACCACTCGGGTGAATCCGAGTGGAAATGTGCCGGAATCAAGGGTACATCAAGTAGAAAAGTATAGAGATGGTGCTTCCACAACCACTTGTTCTGACGTCACATGTGCTTCTAATAGTGACGACATGTTCCAACAACATGAATCCGACTTCAGATCATGTGGTTACCCTTCTCATATGCAGGATTTATCAGCCGATGCccgtggtggtggtggtggtggtgggaaTCAACACCGACTATCTGTCCTTATGTGA